A genomic window from Streptomyces sp. HUAS YS2 includes:
- the sigJ gene encoding RNA polymerase sigma factor SigJ codes for MAIDTVTDLFEELRPMLTGVAYRMLGRAADAEDVVQEAWLRWSAADRDDVREPRAYLVRVTTRLAVDRLRQIRSRREAYVGPWLPEPVVTDFGPAVPDTAERALLADSVSLAVLVVLESLSPLERAVFVLREAFGFPFAEIAAALDRTEAAVRQLAGRARKHVDEGRPRYDVDPAERRDLTERFLAAAAGGDLADLMALLAPDVRLVGDSGGKAKGPLRIMESADKVGRFLYAVSRAEAGDLTYRFEEINGAPALVGHAGGKVSVVFQIEIADGAVQCVYLMRNPDKLQAVRA; via the coding sequence GTGGCGATCGACACTGTGACCGACCTGTTCGAAGAGCTCCGCCCGATGCTGACCGGGGTGGCCTACCGGATGCTCGGCCGCGCGGCCGACGCCGAGGACGTGGTCCAGGAGGCATGGCTGCGCTGGTCCGCCGCGGACCGCGACGACGTCCGCGAACCGCGCGCCTACCTCGTCCGCGTCACCACCCGGCTGGCCGTCGACCGTCTGCGCCAGATCCGCTCCCGCCGCGAGGCCTACGTCGGCCCCTGGCTGCCCGAACCCGTCGTCACCGACTTCGGCCCTGCCGTGCCCGACACCGCCGAACGCGCGCTGCTCGCCGACTCCGTCTCGCTCGCCGTCCTCGTCGTCCTGGAATCCCTCTCCCCGCTGGAGCGGGCGGTGTTCGTGCTGCGGGAGGCCTTCGGCTTCCCGTTCGCCGAGATCGCCGCCGCGCTCGACCGGACCGAAGCGGCCGTGCGCCAGCTCGCCGGCCGGGCCCGCAAGCACGTCGACGAGGGCCGCCCCCGCTACGACGTCGACCCCGCCGAGCGGCGCGACCTGACCGAGCGGTTCCTCGCGGCAGCCGCCGGCGGCGACCTCGCCGACCTGATGGCGCTCCTCGCGCCCGACGTCCGGCTGGTCGGCGACAGCGGAGGCAAGGCCAAGGGGCCGCTGCGGATCATGGAGAGCGCCGACAAGGTGGGCCGCTTCCTGTACGCCGTCTCCCGCGCCGAGGCCGGGGACCTCACGTACCGCTTCGAGGAGATCAACGGCGCCCCGGCGTTGGTCGGCCACGCCGGTGGAAAGGTCTCCGTCGTCTTCCAGATCGAGATCGCGGACGGCGCGGTCCAGTGCGTCTACCTCATGCGCAACCCGGACAAGCTCCAGGCCGTGCGCGCGTAG
- a CDS encoding SWIM zinc finger family protein, with amino-acid sequence MTRSVQALAYARPSALESSAGGRALGLETSGGLTPTGVEAHPRFFAGFLSSPRVAARGLLAVADVAAARYYQRPSPGSLDPVVTGNGDRLRFESFSGCGGVYARLDVLREGLDGAETGHCTTNVDVNNPLREALSRMTGDDPLHLRVGPEGLAATTLGGRLVEKKVPLPDRWLRGFAEAQVVSAGFDLRAELTGAEAVRFLRGLPRSGGRGRAPLWVVPAGRTLRPTTRPGPGAVCLPGPERLATLERVLRDATALRVYGPAPDGAATASAWEVVLPGMRLTLTLSPDPARGFSGEGGVLEALATEEAAQDAELVAVLLAWEPRIDPAELAERSGLTGARVRAALTRLGTAGRVGYDVADAAYFHRELPYDADRAERHNPRLVAARALVAEGAVTLDGDLASVASGEQRYRIRESGGALSCTCQWWADYRGRRGPCKHALAVRMARRGGTTGGTR; translated from the coding sequence ATGACGCGATCCGTACAGGCGCTCGCCTACGCACGCCCGTCCGCCCTGGAGTCGTCCGCCGGCGGGCGGGCGCTCGGCCTCGAGACGTCCGGGGGGCTCACGCCCACCGGGGTCGAGGCGCACCCCCGCTTCTTCGCCGGGTTCCTCAGCTCGCCCCGGGTCGCCGCCCGGGGGCTGCTCGCGGTGGCGGACGTCGCGGCCGCGCGCTACTACCAGCGGCCGAGTCCCGGGTCGCTGGATCCGGTGGTGACGGGCAACGGCGACCGGCTGCGGTTCGAGTCGTTCTCGGGGTGCGGCGGGGTGTACGCACGCCTGGACGTTCTCCGGGAGGGCCTGGACGGGGCGGAGACCGGGCACTGCACGACGAACGTCGACGTCAACAACCCACTGCGAGAGGCGCTTTCCCGGATGACCGGGGACGATCCGCTGCATCTGCGGGTCGGCCCTGAGGGGTTGGCGGCGACCACGCTCGGCGGGCGCCTGGTGGAGAAGAAGGTGCCGCTGCCGGACCGTTGGCTGCGCGGCTTCGCCGAGGCACAGGTGGTGTCCGCCGGGTTCGATCTGCGGGCCGAGCTGACCGGCGCGGAGGCGGTGCGGTTCCTGCGGGGGCTGCCGCGCTCGGGCGGCCGGGGCCGGGCGCCGCTCTGGGTCGTGCCGGCCGGCCGGACACTACGGCCGACGACCCGGCCCGGCCCGGGCGCGGTCTGCCTGCCGGGACCGGAACGCCTGGCGACCCTGGAGCGGGTGCTGCGGGACGCGACCGCGCTGCGGGTGTACGGGCCCGCGCCCGACGGCGCGGCCACCGCGAGCGCCTGGGAGGTCGTCCTGCCCGGCATGCGGCTGACGCTCACCCTGTCGCCGGACCCCGCACGCGGCTTCTCCGGCGAGGGCGGCGTCCTGGAGGCTCTGGCCACGGAGGAGGCCGCGCAGGACGCCGAGTTGGTGGCGGTGCTGCTCGCCTGGGAGCCGCGGATCGACCCTGCCGAGCTGGCGGAGCGGTCGGGTCTGACCGGGGCGCGGGTGCGCGCCGCGCTGACCCGGCTCGGGACGGCCGGCCGCGTGGGCTACGACGTGGCGGACGCGGCGTACTTCCACCGGGAGCTGCCGTACGACGCCGATCGCGCCGAGCGGCACAACCCCCGCCTCGTGGCCGCCCGCGCCCTGGTCGCGGAGGGCGCGGTGACGCTCGACGGCGACCTGGCCTCGGTCGCCTCCGGCGAACAGCGGTACCGGATACGGGAGTCGGGAGGTGCGCTGAGCTGCACCTGCCAGTGGTGGGCCGACTACCGGGGCCGACGCGGCCCGTGCAAGCACGCGCTGGCGGTCCGCATGGCGCGCCGCGGCGGAACCACCGGAGGAACGCGATGA
- a CDS encoding alkaline phosphatase D family protein codes for MSYGSSGPNPARRSVLRGSVAATAALSLGSAGALGASAPALALSGRPRAAWGVQAGDVTASSGLVWVRSDRPARMLVETAASESFRGARRWYGPLLGAGSDFTGTTALRGLPPGEQIHYRVTLADPDDPRRIGEPVTGTFRTAPARRRDGVRFLWSGDIAGQGWGINPDIGGFRAFEEMRGLDPDFFLCSGDTVYADGVVQPSVTLPDGRIWRNVTTEEKAKVAETLDEYRGNFRYNLLDHNVRAFNAQVPSIVQWDDHEVRNNWYPGQILDDPRYTEKDVDVLSARALQAFGEYFPVSTLHARGADRRMHRVVRYGPLLDVFVLDMRSHRNANSPGRQADDTTGILGAEQLEWLKRELGRSRAVWKVLAADMPLGLVVPDGATNIEAIAQGDPGAPLGRELQIAELLRFIKHRRITGTLWLTADVHYTSAQHYAPERAAFQDFAPFWEFVSGPLAAGGFPANRLDATFGPERVFVRAPERANLSPMESPQYFGEVDIDGDSGELTVRLRAEGGTVLFTKVLQPGRVGQ; via the coding sequence ATGTCGTACGGCTCATCCGGTCCGAACCCCGCCCGGCGCAGCGTGCTGCGCGGCTCCGTCGCCGCGACGGCCGCCCTCTCCCTCGGCTCCGCCGGGGCGCTCGGCGCGTCCGCCCCGGCGCTCGCGCTGTCGGGCCGGCCGCGCGCCGCCTGGGGTGTGCAGGCCGGTGACGTGACCGCGTCGTCGGGCCTGGTGTGGGTGCGCTCCGACCGGCCGGCCCGGATGCTCGTGGAGACCGCGGCGAGCGAGTCGTTCCGGGGTGCGCGGCGCTGGTACGGGCCGCTGCTCGGGGCCGGCAGCGACTTCACCGGCACGACGGCGCTGCGCGGGTTGCCGCCGGGCGAGCAGATCCACTACCGGGTCACCCTGGCCGACCCGGACGACCCGCGCCGCATCGGCGAGCCGGTCACCGGCACCTTCCGCACGGCTCCGGCGCGCCGCCGGGACGGGGTGCGCTTCCTGTGGTCCGGCGACATCGCCGGGCAGGGCTGGGGCATCAACCCGGACATCGGCGGCTTCCGGGCGTTCGAGGAGATGCGCGGGCTCGACCCGGACTTCTTCCTGTGCAGCGGCGACACGGTCTACGCGGACGGCGTGGTCCAGCCGAGCGTGACGCTGCCGGACGGCCGGATCTGGCGGAACGTGACGACAGAGGAGAAGGCGAAGGTCGCGGAGACCCTGGACGAGTACCGCGGCAACTTCCGCTACAACCTGCTGGACCACAACGTCCGGGCGTTCAACGCGCAGGTGCCGTCGATCGTGCAGTGGGACGACCACGAGGTGCGGAACAACTGGTACCCGGGGCAGATCCTGGACGATCCGCGGTACACGGAGAAGGACGTGGACGTGCTGTCCGCCCGCGCGCTGCAGGCGTTCGGCGAGTACTTCCCGGTGTCCACGCTGCACGCGCGCGGCGCGGACCGGCGGATGCACCGTGTTGTCCGGTACGGACCGCTGCTCGACGTCTTCGTCCTGGACATGCGCTCGCACCGGAACGCCAACTCGCCCGGCCGGCAGGCCGACGACACCACCGGAATCCTGGGCGCCGAGCAGCTGGAGTGGCTGAAGAGGGAGCTGGGCCGCTCGCGTGCAGTGTGGAAGGTGCTGGCCGCCGACATGCCGCTCGGCCTGGTGGTACCGGACGGGGCGACGAACATCGAGGCGATCGCGCAGGGCGACCCGGGCGCGCCGCTGGGGCGAGAGCTGCAGATCGCGGAGTTGCTGCGGTTCATCAAGCACCGCCGGATCACCGGCACGCTGTGGCTGACCGCCGACGTGCACTACACCTCGGCACAGCACTACGCGCCCGAGCGGGCCGCGTTCCAGGACTTCGCGCCGTTCTGGGAGTTCGTCTCGGGGCCCCTGGCGGCCGGCGGCTTCCCGGCGAACCGCCTCGACGCGACGTTCGGGCCGGAGCGCGTCTTCGTCCGGGCGCCGGAGCGCGCGAACCTGTCTCCGATGGAGAGCCCGCAGTACTTCGGCGAGGTCGACATCGACGGCGACAGCGGCGAACTGACGGTCCGGCTGCGGGCGGAGGGCGGGACGGTCCTGTTCACGAAGGTGCTGCAGCCGGGGCGGGTGGGCCAGTGA
- a CDS encoding GntR family transcriptional regulator encodes MGTTQLESVPEPKYWHLKTVIGEALDSDFAVGEILPNERELAARFGVARATLRQALEQLELEGRLQRRRGVGTTVAPPRMGVDVSTTQQAWPGAGEDVWQSVDCVTATPPAAVARLLEAEPDEPVHVVRRLRVTQGQAVAAELLYVPLARVPGQPAADAPAGPARARGVLRELQRLVLDGQDRSVELGSARADDAKELDRLPGAPVLVVTTRYLSEGRTAAVSVATYRADTCKLTFGDSGDLVMAS; translated from the coding sequence GTGGGGACCACGCAGCTGGAATCGGTGCCGGAGCCGAAGTACTGGCACCTCAAGACCGTGATCGGCGAGGCGCTGGACTCGGACTTCGCCGTCGGCGAGATCCTGCCGAACGAGCGCGAGCTCGCGGCCCGCTTCGGCGTCGCCCGCGCCACGCTCCGCCAGGCGCTCGAGCAGCTCGAGCTGGAGGGCCGGCTGCAGCGCCGCCGCGGGGTCGGCACCACCGTCGCCCCGCCGCGCATGGGCGTCGACGTCTCCACCACCCAGCAGGCCTGGCCGGGCGCCGGCGAGGACGTCTGGCAGTCCGTCGACTGCGTCACCGCCACCCCGCCCGCCGCGGTCGCCCGGCTCCTTGAGGCCGAGCCCGACGAGCCCGTCCACGTGGTGCGCCGGCTGCGCGTGACGCAGGGCCAGGCCGTCGCCGCCGAGCTGCTGTACGTGCCGCTCGCCCGCGTCCCCGGTCAGCCCGCCGCCGACGCGCCCGCCGGTCCGGCCCGCGCCCGCGGCGTCCTGCGCGAGCTGCAGCGCCTGGTCCTCGACGGCCAGGACCGCTCCGTCGAACTGGGCTCCGCCCGCGCCGACGACGCCAAGGAGCTGGACCGCCTCCCCGGTGCCCCGGTCCTCGTCGTCACCACCCGCTACCTCTCCGAGGGCCGCACGGCCGCGGTCTCGGTTGCCACCTACCGCGCGGACACCTGCAAGCTGACCTTCGGGGACTCGGGCGACCTGGTCATGGCCTCCTGA
- a CDS encoding ROK family transcriptional regulator, protein MGRLTGGDPSLLRRINSAVVLHALRGADALTLTDLTRVTGLSRPTVEGVTEGLIAGGLVVEAAPEEGETRRQGRPARRFRFRAEAGHLLGIEIGPHRVAALLSGLDGRIIGAGAREVSETASADERLERVRAVVADVLRRAGVARSNLRAVGVGTPGIVETDGTVRLGTALPGWTGLALGERLRRSFRCPVLVENDANAAAVAEHWKGAATDSDDIVFVLAGLSPGAGSLIGGRLHRGYGGAAGEIGALHLLGREVAPETLLSTTDEPLHPLDEQAVAEVFALARGGDARAEAAVERFIQRLVHDVAALVLALDPELVVVGGWAAGLDGVLQPLREELARFCLRPPRVALSLLGEAAVGTGALRLALDHVEEQLFAVDGSVTSRR, encoded by the coding sequence GTGGGGCGGCTGACCGGCGGGGACCCGTCGCTGCTGCGGCGGATCAATTCCGCGGTGGTACTCCATGCTCTGCGGGGCGCCGACGCGCTCACGCTCACCGACCTGACCCGGGTGACCGGTCTGTCCCGGCCGACGGTCGAGGGCGTGACCGAGGGGCTGATCGCCGGCGGTCTGGTCGTCGAGGCCGCACCCGAGGAGGGCGAGACGCGTCGGCAGGGCCGGCCGGCCAGGCGGTTCCGGTTCCGCGCCGAGGCCGGGCACCTGCTGGGCATCGAGATCGGACCGCACCGGGTCGCCGCGCTGCTGTCCGGCCTCGACGGCCGGATCATCGGCGCCGGCGCGCGCGAGGTCTCCGAGACGGCCTCGGCGGACGAACGCCTGGAGCGGGTCCGGGCCGTCGTCGCGGACGTGCTGCGGCGCGCCGGGGTGGCCCGGAGCAACCTGCGGGCGGTCGGCGTCGGCACGCCCGGGATCGTCGAGACGGACGGCACGGTCCGGCTCGGCACGGCGCTGCCCGGCTGGACGGGCCTCGCGCTGGGCGAGCGGCTGCGCCGCTCGTTCCGCTGCCCCGTCCTGGTGGAGAACGACGCGAACGCGGCGGCGGTCGCCGAGCACTGGAAGGGCGCCGCCACCGACTCCGACGACATCGTCTTCGTGCTCGCCGGGCTCAGCCCGGGCGCCGGCTCGCTGATCGGCGGTCGGCTGCACCGCGGTTACGGCGGCGCGGCGGGCGAGATCGGGGCGCTGCACCTGCTGGGCCGCGAGGTCGCCCCGGAGACGCTGCTGTCGACGACGGACGAGCCGCTGCACCCGCTCGACGAGCAGGCGGTGGCGGAGGTCTTCGCGCTGGCGCGGGGCGGGGACGCGCGGGCCGAAGCGGCGGTGGAACGCTTCATCCAGCGGCTGGTGCACGACGTCGCCGCCTTGGTGCTGGCCCTGGACCCCGAACTGGTGGTGGTCGGCGGCTGGGCGGCCGGCCTGGACGGCGTACTGCAGCCGCTGCGCGAGGAGTTGGCCCGGTTCTGCCTGCGCCCGCCACGGGTGGCGCTGTCCCTGCTGGGCGAGGCTGCGGTCGGTACCGGGGCGCTGCGACTGGCGCTGGACCATGTCGAGGAGCAGCTGTTCGCGGTCGACGGGTCGGTGACGTCGCGCCGCTGA
- a CDS encoding alpha/beta fold hydrolase, which translates to MSAQVEFTVESPAGPRTVSVTYDRRGTGEPLLLLHGIGHHWQAWEPVIPVLAAERDVVSVDLPGFGASAPLPDGCAYDLSTVVPVLGGLCAALGLDRPHVAGNSLGGLLALELGRQKLVRSVTALSPAGFWSESERRYAFGTLRAMHAAASAMPVPLIEGLSRSAAGRTALTSTIYARPARRSPEAAVAETLALRSATGFRQTLAAGRTVRVTEDITGLPVTIGWGTRDRLLLRRQGVRAKQAIPDARLIRLPGCGHVPMNDDPALVARVILDGSSR; encoded by the coding sequence ATGTCCGCACAGGTCGAGTTCACGGTCGAGTCCCCCGCCGGACCCCGCACGGTCTCGGTGACGTACGACCGCCGCGGCACGGGCGAACCGCTGCTGCTGCTCCACGGCATCGGCCACCACTGGCAGGCCTGGGAGCCGGTGATCCCCGTCCTCGCCGCCGAACGCGACGTCGTCTCCGTCGACCTGCCCGGCTTCGGCGCCTCCGCCCCGCTGCCGGACGGCTGCGCCTACGACCTGTCGACCGTCGTCCCCGTTCTCGGCGGGCTCTGCGCGGCGCTCGGCCTGGACCGGCCGCATGTCGCGGGCAACTCGCTCGGCGGTCTGCTCGCGCTGGAGCTCGGCCGGCAGAAGCTGGTCCGCTCGGTGACCGCGCTCTCCCCCGCGGGCTTCTGGTCGGAGAGCGAGCGGCGGTACGCCTTCGGCACCCTGCGCGCGATGCACGCCGCCGCCTCCGCGATGCCGGTGCCGCTGATCGAGGGGCTTTCACGTTCGGCGGCCGGCCGTACCGCCCTCACCAGCACCATCTACGCCCGCCCGGCACGCCGTTCGCCCGAGGCCGCGGTCGCCGAGACCCTCGCCCTGCGCTCCGCCACCGGCTTCCGTCAGACGCTCGCGGCGGGCCGCACCGTCCGCGTCACCGAGGACATCACCGGCCTCCCGGTCACCATCGGCTGGGGCACCCGCGACCGGCTCCTGCTGCGCCGCCAGGGCGTCCGCGCCAAGCAGGCGATCCCGGACGCCCGGCTGATCCGGCTGCCGGGCTGCGGCCACGTGCCGATGAACGACGACCCGGCGCTGGTCGCGCGCGTCATCCTGGACGGCAGCAGCCGCTGA
- a CDS encoding DUF6493 family protein — protein MITSRNPSKQLLKNVRAGRTADVPALLKVLDATERKALLIELKAVRAELRGGTRWDGAWRRVVQALRVAGVGCQTGAAAAATWLAARDMEDWGGESHAATVEVLADRAPAWLGNLAQRLADRRGFVEFEFGLVQELVLRSGGEVPATDAYVAGWTGSLDHANLAEQLRAHPHTRLLVRRLFELTETPGPLSRNTARWDVEPATHTSWLEALDLLTTEGVLDRRDLLEGCLARLVRGGRPHDLRFHLALLQRLAPTQEELQAHTADLLGMAADGPSTVAGYAQEALAVQVLAGELPDSLLAEMSGALLFRTEKKLVRAQLTLLGKVLKQRPTVAPELLPLVAEAFGHADSDVQLRALKLVGAHLNAVDEAVREGLAGSAELLSAVHRPSAVELFGTTLSAEPDLPYEEFLPPVPERRRLAPAADTLPELVEELVPLVTGRRQPAPEDFERALDGLVRYAAQDREALAEGVRGLVADSWWMNESIPRSTAYFQGSARGVEAVLAALFGKVTKELIDAGRARQHLHPDCTRHVLEAALEQRLWELADLIGTPALPFLVATPTWHTGAVDAAELVERLRRYRDAGLEPAPADFAQALLRVRRTGPEAAEAARAAADLGTAAGDRLVEWLADAAPLDPVMQIKPPVEKRANGYLYWSERIDLTGCARPGLRQDFPGAFRWLVQPFDGQPVSCRLWVHEREHLPLVLPVDREALATWLLPRLVAGVEWGERGATWWLPAFAEAEGELGAAGALALACGMASPHAADRLSAVDALLVLAARRDLDAAAVGTALAGLVQDGFAKPNRVADATRTAAATGAFATVWSVLAALLPALLEAERSVRGLGDLLAVAAECVEQCRAGGALAGLDRVAARGGSSQAVVQAKRLLIALAQGTDQTATQLAKNSQ, from the coding sequence ATGATCACCAGCAGGAACCCGTCGAAGCAGCTCCTGAAGAACGTCCGCGCGGGGCGCACCGCCGACGTCCCGGCACTGCTGAAGGTCCTGGACGCGACCGAGCGCAAGGCCCTGCTGATCGAGTTGAAGGCCGTGCGGGCCGAGTTGCGCGGTGGCACGCGGTGGGACGGGGCGTGGCGGCGCGTGGTCCAGGCGCTCCGGGTCGCGGGCGTGGGCTGCCAGACGGGCGCGGCGGCCGCCGCGACGTGGCTGGCCGCGCGGGACATGGAGGACTGGGGCGGCGAGTCGCACGCGGCCACGGTGGAGGTCCTGGCGGACCGCGCCCCGGCCTGGCTCGGCAACCTCGCGCAGCGGCTCGCAGACCGGCGGGGCTTCGTGGAGTTCGAGTTCGGGCTCGTCCAGGAGCTGGTGCTGCGCTCCGGCGGCGAGGTGCCCGCCACGGACGCGTACGTGGCGGGGTGGACCGGGTCCCTCGACCACGCGAACCTGGCCGAGCAGCTGAGGGCCCACCCCCACACCCGGCTGCTCGTGCGCCGGCTCTTCGAGCTGACGGAGACCCCCGGGCCGCTGAGCCGGAACACCGCCCGGTGGGATGTCGAGCCCGCCACACACACGAGCTGGCTGGAGGCCCTGGACCTCCTGACGACGGAGGGTGTACTCGACCGGCGGGACCTGCTGGAGGGCTGCCTGGCCCGGCTGGTGCGCGGCGGACGGCCGCACGATCTGCGGTTCCACCTCGCGCTGCTCCAGCGGCTCGCGCCGACACAGGAGGAGCTGCAGGCGCACACCGCCGACCTGCTCGGCATGGCCGCCGACGGTCCGTCGACCGTGGCCGGCTACGCACAGGAGGCGCTGGCCGTGCAGGTGCTCGCGGGCGAACTCCCGGACTCGCTGCTGGCGGAGATGTCCGGCGCGCTGCTCTTCCGTACCGAGAAGAAGCTGGTGCGGGCACAGCTGACGCTGCTCGGGAAGGTGCTGAAGCAGCGGCCCACGGTGGCCCCGGAGCTGCTGCCGTTGGTCGCGGAGGCGTTCGGACACGCGGACAGCGACGTCCAGCTGCGGGCGCTGAAGCTGGTCGGCGCGCATCTGAACGCGGTGGACGAGGCGGTACGGGAGGGACTGGCCGGGTCGGCAGAGCTGCTGAGTGCGGTGCACCGGCCGTCGGCCGTCGAGCTCTTCGGCACGACCCTGTCGGCCGAACCGGACCTGCCGTACGAGGAGTTCCTTCCCCCGGTCCCGGAGCGGCGGCGGCTCGCACCGGCCGCGGACACGCTGCCGGAGCTGGTGGAGGAGCTGGTGCCGCTGGTCACGGGCCGCCGTCAGCCCGCGCCCGAGGACTTCGAGCGGGCGCTCGACGGCCTTGTCCGGTATGCGGCACAGGACCGCGAGGCCCTGGCGGAGGGCGTACGCGGACTGGTCGCCGACTCATGGTGGATGAACGAGTCGATCCCCCGCAGCACCGCCTACTTCCAAGGCTCCGCGCGGGGCGTCGAGGCGGTGCTGGCAGCACTGTTCGGGAAGGTGACGAAGGAGCTCATCGACGCCGGCCGGGCGCGGCAGCACCTCCACCCGGACTGCACGCGGCACGTCCTGGAGGCTGCGCTCGAGCAGCGGCTGTGGGAGCTCGCGGACCTGATCGGCACGCCCGCGCTGCCGTTCCTGGTGGCCACACCCACCTGGCACACGGGCGCGGTGGACGCGGCCGAGCTGGTGGAGCGGCTGCGGCGCTATCGGGACGCGGGCCTCGAACCCGCGCCGGCGGACTTCGCGCAGGCACTGCTGCGGGTGCGCCGCACCGGACCGGAAGCGGCCGAGGCGGCTCGCGCGGCCGCGGATCTGGGCACGGCGGCCGGCGACCGGCTGGTGGAGTGGCTCGCCGATGCGGCACCGCTCGATCCGGTGATGCAGATCAAGCCGCCGGTCGAGAAGCGGGCCAACGGCTACCTCTACTGGTCGGAGCGGATCGACCTGACCGGCTGCGCGCGGCCCGGGCTGCGGCAGGACTTCCCGGGCGCGTTCAGGTGGCTGGTGCAGCCGTTCGACGGGCAGCCTGTGAGCTGCCGGCTCTGGGTCCACGAGAGGGAGCACCTGCCGCTGGTCCTGCCGGTGGACCGCGAGGCCCTGGCCACCTGGCTGCTGCCGAGACTCGTCGCGGGCGTCGAATGGGGCGAGCGGGGCGCGACCTGGTGGCTCCCGGCGTTCGCCGAGGCGGAGGGCGAGCTCGGAGCGGCGGGGGCGCTCGCTCTCGCGTGCGGCATGGCGAGCCCCCATGCGGCGGACCGGCTGTCCGCGGTGGACGCGCTGCTGGTGCTGGCCGCCCGCCGGGACCTGGACGCGGCCGCCGTCGGGACGGCCCTCGCCGGGCTGGTGCAGGACGGCTTCGCGAAGCCGAACCGGGTGGCGGACGCGACCCGCACGGCGGCGGCGACCGGCGCGTTCGCAACCGTCTGGTCGGTGCTCGCGGCGCTGCTGCCGGCCCTTCTCGAAGCGGAGAGGTCGGTGCGGGGGCTCGGTGATCTGCTGGCGGTGGCGGCCGAGTGCGTGGAGCAGTGCCGGGCGGGCGGGGCCCTGGCGGGGCTCGACCGGGTGGCGGCGCGGGGCGGCTCGTCCCAGGCGGTCGTCCAGGCGAAGCGGCTGCTGATCGCCCTCGCCCAGGGGACCGATCAGACCGCGACACAACTGGCGAAAAACAGTCAGTAA
- a CDS encoding transcriptional regulator — MSDTDGGDAPGSHPRHDLEPLLTSPVRLSVVAALAPQQKAEFAFVRDLVEVTDSALSKQVAALEEAGLVAVDKGRVGRRVRTWLSLTAQGRAVYRRHLDALRAIAGG; from the coding sequence GTGAGCGACACCGACGGAGGCGACGCGCCGGGCAGCCATCCCCGGCACGACCTGGAGCCGCTGCTGACCTCGCCGGTGCGACTGTCGGTCGTCGCCGCCCTCGCGCCCCAGCAGAAGGCCGAGTTCGCGTTCGTGCGGGACCTGGTGGAGGTGACCGACTCCGCGCTGTCGAAGCAGGTGGCGGCTCTGGAGGAGGCTGGGCTCGTGGCCGTGGACAAGGGCAGGGTGGGCCGGCGGGTGCGGACCTGGCTGTCGCTCACGGCACAGGGACGGGCCGTGTACCGGCGCCATCTGGACGCATTGCGGGCGATCGCGGGCGGGTGA